The proteins below are encoded in one region of Rhododendron vialii isolate Sample 1 chromosome 7a, ASM3025357v1:
- the LOC131332823 gene encoding uncharacterized protein LOC131332823 yields METQVGQLANALNHRVNGRLPSQPVANSQGMHHIDNSQGHEQVDKRSKEKETDPVSTAVPGSSETPSYIPKAPFPICLNASSPFRKKGVSTNNIMEVFNLVKMNIPLLDAIEQIPSYAKFLKDFCIHKRKARAKFLEPIPIPHQVSFVLQSNIAPKLADPGVPTISCVIGNHFISRALLDLGASVNLLPYSVYEELGLGELKPTSVILQLADRSVKAPWGMLDDVLVKVNNFYFPVDFIVLDIEPVHPTALKSQTPVILGRPFLVTANAQISVRSGVMEVSFGNMKLSLNMYSAAQQPHEEENCFAVDVIHELVEEALPYILVEDPFEACLAHFGYEEFDIDQSIAEVNSLLDLAPYMAKPTWQTPFEPLLALSSTPTLPSIEAPPKLELKLLPASLNKKGQLLEVLKKHKGAIGWSVADLKGIDPSVCMHRIHCEENAKPSRKMQMRLNPNMKEVVMKEVDKLLDAGIIYPISDSKWVSPTQAEPKKSGITVVENDKGELVPTRMTTGWRVCIDYRKLNSMTRKDHFPLPFIDQILERLAGQSYYCFLDGYSGYN; encoded by the exons ATGGAAACCCAAGTGGGTCAGCTAGCTAATGCTCTTAACCATCGGGTTAATGGTAGATTACCGAGTCAGCCAGTGGCTAACTCGCAAGGGATGCACCATATTGACAATTCGCAAGGTCACGAACAA GTTGATAAGAGGTCTAAGGAGAAGGAGACCGATCCGGTGTCTACAGCTGTCCCGGGGTCATCTGAGACCCCATCTTATATTCCTAAGGCACCTTTCCCGATTTGCCTGAATGCATCTTCACCCTTTCGCAAGAAGGGAGTATCCACTAATAATATCATGGAGGTGTTCAACCTAGTTAAGATGAACATCCCATTGCTCGATGCCATTGAGCAAATCCCATCTTATGCCAAGTTCCTCAAGGACTTTTGCATTCACAAGCGGAAGGCTCGAGCCAAATTTTTAGAGCCCATCCCCATTCCTCACCAAGTTAGCTTTGTTCTTCAATCTAACATTGCCCCCAAGCTTGCTGATCCTGGTGTGCCCACAATCTCTTGTGTCATAGGCAATCACTTTATTAGTAGGGCACTCTTAGATTTAGGGGCAAGTGTCAATCTTTTACCATACTCTGTGTACGAGGAGTTGGGGCTTGGCGAGTTGAAGCCTACATCGGTTATTCTGCAGTTGGCCGATCGTTCTGTGAAAGCCCCATGGGGCATGTTAGATGATGTCCTCGTCAAGGTGAATAATTTCTATTTTCCTGTTGATTTCATTGTCCTTGACATAGAGCCAGTCCACCCTACAGCCCTTAAATCTCAAACGCCTGTCATCTTGGGTCGTCCCTTTCTAGTCACGGCCAATGCACAGATTTCTGTGAGGAGTGGAGTGATGGAGGTATCATTCGGCAATATGAAATTGAGTCTGAATATGTATTCGGCCGCTCAACAGCCTCATGAGGAGGAAAATTGCTTCGCAGTTGATGTCATTCATGAGTTAGTAGAAGAGGCGTTGCCGTACATTTTGGTTGAGGATCCTTTTGAGGCATGTCTTGCCCATTTTGGCTATGAGGAGTTTGATATTGACCAATCCATTGCTGAGGTCAATTCTTTGTTAGACCTCGCACCTTATATGGCCAAACCTACCTGGCAAACTCCTTTTGAGCCTTTACTTGCTTTGTCTAGCACTCCAACTCTTCCCTCCATAGAAGCCCCACCGAAGCTTGAGTTGAAGCTTCTCCCGGCTTCTCTGAA CAAAAAGGGTCAATTACTTGAGGTGCTTAAAAAGCACAAGGGTGCGATAGGGTGGTCAGTGGCAGACCTCAAGGGTATTGATCCCTCTGTTTGCATGCACCGCATTCATTGCGAGGAAAATGCGAAACCATCAAGAAAGATGCAAATGAGGTTGAACCCTAACATGAAAGAGGTCGTTATGAAGGAGGTGGACAAATTGTTGGATGCGGGTATCATATACCCCATCTCTGATAGCAAGTGGGTGAGTCCCACTCAAGCAGAGCCTAAGAAGTCAGGCATTACTGTTGTTGAGAATGATAAGGGTGAGCTTGTGCCCACACGCATGACGACTGGTTGGCGTGTGTGTATTGATTATAGGAAGCTCAATTCCATGACTAGGAAAGATCATTTTCCACTTCCGTTTATTGACCAAATCCTAGAAAGGTTGGCAGGCCAGAGCTATTATTGTTTTCTGGATGGCTATTCCGGATATAACTAA
- the LOC131332824 gene encoding uncharacterized protein LOC131332824, with amino-acid sequence MAKMRADCQQMKTDSQLLHSHSQSIAKMETQIGQLANALNHRDEGRLPSQLVANPRGMHHIDNSQGHEQAKLVVTLRNGREVKTRSEEVKAKEKVSPPVAERSKVDKRSKEKETDSVSTVVPGLSETPSYIPKALFLTCLNAPSPFRKKGAKQEDMMEVFKQVKINLPLLEAISQVPAYAKFLKDLCTQKRKSKTHEPKEVRLTEQVSSILKRNTPIKQKDPGVPIISCVIGDHVIDRALLDLGASVNLLAYSVYEQLGLGELKPTSITLQLADRSIKVPRGVIEDVLVKVDKFYFPVDFIVLDMEAVHNPNKQIPLILG; translated from the coding sequence ATGGCTAAAATGAGAGCCGATTGCCAACAAATGAAAACTGACTCCCAATTGCTTCACTCCCACTCTCAATCCATTGCCAAGATGGAAACCCAAATAGGTCAGCTAGCTAATGCTCTTAACCATCGGGATGAGGGTAGATTACCGAGTCAGCTAGTGGCTAACCCACGAGGGATGCACCATATTGACAATTCGCAAGGTCACGAACAAGCAAAATTAGTTGTCACCCTCAGAAATGGGAGAGAAGTAAAGACCCGATCGGAGGAGGTCAAAGCGAAAGAGAAAGTGTCTCCACCTGTCGCTGAGAGGTCTAAGGTTGATAAGAGGTCTAAGGAGAAGGAGACCGATTCAGTGTCCACAGTTGTTCCGGGGTTATCTGAGACCCCATCTTATATTCCTAAGGCACTTTTCCTCACTTGCCTTAATGCACCTTCACCCTTTCGCAAGAAGGGGGCAAAACAAGAAGACATGATGGAGGTGTTCAAACAAGTCAAAATCAACCTCCCTCTCTTAGAGGCAATTAGTCAAGTTCCAGCTTatgctaaatttttgaaagaccTTTGTACCCAAAAGCGTAAGTCTAAGACACATGAACCTAAGGAGGTGCGTCTCACTGAGCAGGTGAGCTCCATTCTTAAACGTAACACACCCATTAAGCAAAAGGATCCTGGTGTTCCCATTATTTCATGTGTTATTGGAGATCATGTCATTGATAGAGCACTCCTCGATTTAGGGGCCAGTGTCAATTTGCTCGCATACTCGGTATATGAACAACTTGGGCTGGGAGAGTTGAAACCCACATCGATTACATTGCAATTAGCTGATAGATCCATTAAGGTGCCGCGTGGTGTGATCGAGGATGTCCTTGTCAAGGTAGATAAGTTTTACTTTCCTGTCGATTTTATAGTTCTTGACATGGAAGCAGTCCATAATCCCAACAAACAGATTCCCCTCATCCTTGGTTGA